One genomic region from Knoellia sp. p5-6-4 encodes:
- a CDS encoding ABC transporter permease: MRYFARRIGFFLATLWAAITLNFIIPRMQPGDPAEVMVQKLAGRDTQLNPAAVEAMRAMLGAPDGSLLEQYVAYLKALVRGDFGLSYTYYPYPVTEVIGQAVPWTLVLVGVTQTLAFVIGVTLGAYAAWRRNSRFDSVVTLGSTFVGTLPSFWIALLLLFGFGYTLGWFPTAGGYGTSQPGWNAGFVADAAYHSILPAMALLVTAPIGWILGMRNTMVMNLGEDYIRLAKAKGLPDRVVALRYAARNALLPSVTGFAIALGGVLGGSILVETIFDYPGMGRLMGEAIGNRDFPLLQTLLLFIIVGVLLANLVADMLYGVLDPRARRAES, from the coding sequence ATGAGGTACTTCGCCCGCCGGATCGGGTTCTTCCTCGCCACGCTCTGGGCCGCCATCACCTTGAACTTCATCATCCCCAGGATGCAGCCGGGCGACCCGGCCGAGGTCATGGTGCAGAAGCTCGCCGGCCGGGACACCCAGCTGAACCCGGCGGCGGTCGAGGCCATGCGGGCCATGCTCGGCGCCCCTGACGGGAGCCTGCTCGAGCAGTACGTCGCCTACCTGAAGGCGTTGGTGCGCGGTGACTTCGGGCTCTCCTACACCTACTACCCCTACCCGGTGACGGAGGTCATCGGCCAGGCGGTCCCGTGGACGCTGGTCCTCGTGGGCGTGACCCAGACCCTGGCCTTCGTCATCGGGGTGACCCTCGGCGCCTACGCCGCCTGGCGGCGCAACAGCCGGTTCGACAGCGTGGTGACGCTCGGCTCGACGTTCGTCGGCACGCTGCCGTCGTTCTGGATCGCGCTGCTGCTGCTCTTCGGGTTCGGCTACACGCTCGGCTGGTTCCCCACCGCCGGCGGCTACGGCACGTCGCAGCCGGGGTGGAACGCCGGCTTCGTGGCCGACGCGGCATACCACTCCATCCTCCCGGCCATGGCGCTGCTGGTGACGGCCCCGATCGGCTGGATCCTGGGAATGCGCAACACCATGGTCATGAACCTGGGCGAGGACTACATCCGCCTCGCCAAGGCCAAGGGCCTGCCGGACCGCGTCGTGGCCCTGCGGTATGCCGCGCGAAACGCTCTGCTGCCCAGCGTCACCGGGTTCGCGATCGCCCTCGGTGGCGTGCTCGGCGGGTCCATCCTCGTCGAGACCATCTTCGACTACCCGGGCATGGGCCGCCTCATGGGCGAGGCCATCGGCAACCGCGACTTCCCCCTGCTGCAGACCCTGCTGCTGTTCATCATCGTCGGCGTCCTCCTGGCCAACCTCGTCGCCGACATGCTCTACGGCGTGCTGGACCCGCGCGCGAGAAGGGCCGAGTCGTGA
- a CDS encoding LacI family DNA-binding transcriptional regulator, whose translation MTPGDDRPVTIYSVAERAGVSIATVSRVLQGSARTSPVTRQKVLRAVEELDYVPLRASRAVETPRHEAHGLVLPGLTGPYFAELLAGFESTAAQYGQSVVVVLSGSAADLETTLRSLTARVDGLVLTHGTASDALVRSLARSTPTVLLGRAPLEGCDSVVTENRESAAALTEHLLGHGRTRLLFAGDPEASYDIHERYAGFTGALSAAGMAEALPPVPAWFDEESAPQTVDVLMANPGRVDGLVCANDELALATMAHLARRGVRVPDDVALVGFDDLMASRYVAPGLTTAQQPTAELGRWGAIRLHERIQGRTRDVEPQILPTRVVVRGSCGCPWDGPALPAATVGTERTSLGE comes from the coding sequence GTGACTCCGGGCGACGACCGCCCGGTCACGATCTACAGCGTGGCGGAGCGTGCCGGGGTCTCGATCGCGACGGTCTCCCGCGTGCTCCAGGGCTCGGCGCGCACGTCCCCGGTCACCCGGCAGAAGGTGCTGCGCGCGGTCGAGGAGCTCGACTACGTGCCGCTGCGCGCCTCTCGGGCAGTCGAGACCCCGCGGCACGAGGCCCACGGGCTGGTGCTGCCGGGCCTGACCGGGCCCTACTTCGCCGAGCTGCTGGCGGGCTTCGAGTCGACGGCGGCGCAGTACGGCCAGTCGGTCGTCGTGGTGTTGTCCGGGTCGGCCGCCGACCTCGAGACGACCCTGCGCTCGCTCACCGCGCGAGTCGACGGCCTGGTGCTCACCCACGGCACCGCCAGCGACGCGCTGGTCCGCTCCCTCGCCCGCAGCACCCCGACCGTGCTGCTCGGCCGGGCACCGCTGGAGGGGTGCGACAGCGTCGTCACGGAGAACCGTGAGAGTGCCGCCGCGCTGACCGAGCACCTGCTCGGCCACGGGCGCACCCGCCTGCTCTTCGCCGGCGACCCCGAGGCGTCCTACGACATCCACGAGCGGTATGCCGGGTTCACCGGCGCGCTGTCGGCCGCCGGGATGGCGGAGGCGCTCCCGCCCGTGCCGGCGTGGTTCGACGAGGAGTCCGCGCCGCAGACCGTCGACGTGCTGATGGCCAACCCGGGGCGCGTCGACGGCCTGGTCTGCGCCAACGACGAGCTGGCCCTCGCGACGATGGCCCACCTGGCTCGCCGCGGGGTGCGGGTGCCCGACGACGTCGCACTGGTGGGCTTCGACGACCTGATGGCCTCGCGCTACGTCGCGCCCGGCCTGACCACGGCGCAGCAGCCGACCGCCGAGCTCGGCCGCTGGGGTGCGATCCGGCTGCACGAGCGGATCCAGGGGCGCACCCGCGACGTCGAGCCGCAGATCCTGCCCACCCGGGTCGTGGTGCGCGGCTCGTGCGGGTGCCCCTGGGACGGCCCGGCCCTCCCTGCCGCTACGGTGGGGACGGAACGGACATCTCTGGGCGAGTGA
- a CDS encoding ABC transporter permease gives MTAGVVQTGTELPVGSEAPEVVAPPETRWWQLIWSSTKARVGILLLLGFVLVAVFAPLIAPYEGTRTDFGPLLPPSGEHLLGTTSQGGDIFSQLVYGTRVSLLVGLFGGLFATVIALVIGMISGYKEGTLTDDVLSFFTNVALVVPVLPLMIVLVAYSEVRGVPLIVFVIGITSWAGHARAKRAQIITLRNRDFVTAAKFAGEGTWRIIFREIMPSMTSLVAAGFVGAATGAIGAEAGLSFLGLGDPSSISWGTMLYQADAQGAVAQGLWLWVLVPGLTLALLITSLTFINFGVDLLSNPHLRED, from the coding sequence ATGACCGCCGGAGTCGTCCAGACAGGCACCGAGCTGCCCGTCGGCAGCGAGGCCCCCGAGGTCGTCGCCCCGCCGGAGACGCGCTGGTGGCAGCTCATCTGGAGCAGCACCAAGGCGCGGGTGGGCATCCTCCTGCTGCTCGGGTTCGTGCTCGTCGCGGTGTTCGCGCCGCTCATCGCCCCCTACGAGGGCACCCGCACCGACTTCGGGCCCCTCCTGCCCCCGAGCGGCGAGCACCTGCTGGGCACCACGAGCCAGGGCGGCGACATCTTCTCGCAGCTCGTCTACGGCACCCGGGTCTCGTTGCTGGTCGGGCTGTTCGGTGGCCTCTTCGCCACGGTGATCGCCCTCGTCATCGGGATGATCTCGGGCTACAAGGAGGGCACGCTCACCGACGACGTCCTGTCGTTCTTCACGAACGTCGCCCTGGTCGTGCCCGTGCTGCCGCTGATGATCGTGCTGGTCGCCTACTCCGAGGTGCGCGGCGTGCCGCTCATCGTCTTCGTCATCGGCATCACGTCGTGGGCCGGGCACGCGCGGGCCAAGCGCGCCCAGATCATCACGCTGCGCAACCGCGACTTCGTCACCGCCGCCAAGTTCGCCGGCGAGGGCACCTGGCGCATCATCTTCCGCGAGATCATGCCGAGCATGACGTCGCTGGTCGCGGCCGGCTTCGTCGGGGCGGCGACCGGCGCGATCGGTGCCGAGGCCGGCCTGTCGTTCCTCGGCCTCGGCGACCCCAGCTCGATCTCCTGGGGGACGATGCTCTACCAGGCGGACGCGCAGGGCGCTGTGGCACAGGGCCTCTGGCTGTGGGTGCTGGTGCCCGGCCTGACCCTGGCGCTCCTCATCACCAGCCTGACCTTCATCAACTTCGGCGTCGACCTGCTGAGCAACCCGCACCTGCGAGAGGACTGA
- a CDS encoding ABC transporter substrate-binding protein — protein MIKQLTFPSDAPNTIGGLVDYNPYSPNALTKTWLYEPLMIRNGLSCEITPWLASDFEWTDGAKGLTFTIRDGVKWSDGKPFTAKDVAFTLNLGKQYPGIDRAGLWTDTFGAAATSVTAEGNKVVIAFGGNAAPKFDELVKLQMLPEHVYGSVGDPSKYIDKKPVGTGPFTVGSYNGRRLVLQRNADYWQADKVKVQQLVLEGQYDAAQASLKLRSGQLDAYWGEIPNPKRSFVDADPKNNHFYYAPNGTTVLSPNVEKKPFDDAKFREAIAPAINRQEISDKATYGIMKPASQTGLKLPLAAKLLPEQLAKQETVTAFDAAKANQMLDAAGYKKGANGKRTTPDGQPLNLTFTVQAGWIDYQATADVIVRNLNEVGVTSKVVATAPESVDAQKKSGDYQMMLEYLHGGCEVAKNLGAKLASNQIPTKTEILPNVQRWKDPQTDATVKELSAAIDPEEQKRLVGDLVETMMTKYPVTSLVYAPARIIYRSDKAVGWPSEEDPYAQPADDRLLILTRLRAPGSDS, from the coding sequence ATGATCAAGCAGCTGACCTTCCCCTCGGACGCGCCGAACACGATCGGGGGTCTCGTCGACTACAACCCCTACTCCCCCAACGCGCTGACGAAGACGTGGCTCTACGAGCCCCTCATGATCCGCAACGGCCTCTCCTGCGAGATCACGCCCTGGCTGGCCAGCGACTTCGAGTGGACCGACGGCGCCAAGGGCCTGACCTTCACCATCCGTGACGGCGTGAAGTGGAGCGACGGCAAGCCGTTCACCGCCAAGGACGTCGCCTTCACCCTCAACCTCGGCAAGCAGTACCCGGGCATCGACCGGGCGGGCCTGTGGACCGACACGTTCGGCGCCGCGGCGACCTCGGTGACCGCCGAGGGCAACAAGGTCGTGATCGCGTTCGGCGGCAACGCCGCTCCCAAGTTCGACGAGCTCGTCAAGCTGCAGATGCTCCCCGAGCACGTCTACGGGTCGGTGGGCGACCCATCGAAGTACATCGACAAGAAGCCGGTCGGCACCGGTCCCTTCACCGTCGGCAGCTACAACGGCCGCCGCCTGGTGCTCCAGCGCAACGCCGACTACTGGCAGGCCGACAAGGTCAAGGTGCAGCAGCTCGTGCTCGAGGGCCAGTACGACGCCGCGCAGGCCTCGCTCAAGCTGCGCTCCGGCCAGCTCGACGCCTACTGGGGCGAGATCCCCAACCCGAAGCGCTCGTTCGTCGACGCCGACCCCAAGAACAACCACTTCTACTACGCGCCCAACGGCACGACGGTCCTGAGCCCCAACGTCGAGAAGAAGCCGTTCGACGACGCGAAGTTCCGCGAGGCCATCGCCCCCGCCATCAACCGTCAGGAGATCTCCGACAAGGCGACCTACGGCATCATGAAGCCGGCCAGCCAGACCGGTCTGAAGCTGCCCCTGGCCGCCAAGCTGCTGCCCGAGCAGCTGGCCAAGCAGGAGACCGTCACGGCGTTCGACGCGGCCAAGGCCAACCAGATGCTCGACGCCGCCGGCTACAAGAAGGGCGCGAACGGCAAGCGGACGACCCCTGACGGCCAGCCGCTCAACCTCACCTTCACCGTGCAGGCCGGCTGGATCGACTACCAGGCCACTGCCGACGTCATCGTGCGCAACCTCAACGAGGTCGGCGTCACGTCGAAGGTCGTCGCCACCGCGCCGGAGTCCGTCGATGCCCAGAAGAAGTCGGGCGACTACCAGATGATGCTCGAGTACCTCCACGGTGGCTGCGAGGTCGCCAAGAACCTCGGCGCCAAGCTCGCTTCGAACCAGATCCCGACCAAGACCGAGATCCTGCCCAACGTGCAGCGCTGGAAGGACCCGCAGACCGACGCCACGGTGAAGGAGCTCAGCGCGGCGATCGACCCCGAGGAGCAGAAGCGCCTGGTGGGTGACCTCGTCGAGACGATGATGACGAAGTACCCCGTGACCTCGCTGGTCTACGCCCCCGCGCGCATCATCTACCGCAGCGACAAGGCAGTCGGCTGGCCCAGTGAGGAGGACCCCTACGCACAGCCCGCCGATGACCGCCTGCTGATCCTGACGCGGTTGCGCGCGCCGGGCTCGGACAGCTGA
- the eda gene encoding bifunctional 4-hydroxy-2-oxoglutarate aldolase/2-dehydro-3-deoxy-phosphogluconate aldolase: MSPTLQHHEIRSGADVLDISPVIPVVVVESAEQAVPLAQALLRGGIPIIEITLRSEAGLAAIEAVANEVEGMVVGAGTVLTPEQVAQVRDAGAQFLVTPGSPPRLLEAAVRSGLPLLAGAGTLTEMLTLAEAGLTAMKFFPAEASGGRPYLSAVAGPCPHLRFCPTGGVTPENARDYLALPNVGCVGGSWLTPKDALTRGDWARVETLAAQAAALRRA, translated from the coding sequence GTGAGCCCCACCTTGCAGCACCACGAGATCCGCAGCGGCGCCGACGTGCTCGACATCTCGCCCGTCATCCCCGTGGTGGTCGTGGAGTCCGCCGAGCAGGCGGTGCCGCTCGCGCAGGCGCTGCTGCGCGGCGGCATACCGATCATCGAGATCACACTGCGCTCGGAGGCCGGGCTGGCCGCGATCGAGGCGGTGGCCAACGAGGTCGAGGGCATGGTGGTCGGCGCCGGCACCGTGCTGACGCCCGAGCAGGTGGCCCAGGTGCGCGACGCCGGGGCGCAGTTCCTCGTGACGCCCGGCTCGCCGCCGCGGCTGCTCGAGGCGGCCGTGCGCTCCGGCCTCCCGCTGCTGGCGGGTGCCGGCACCCTCACCGAGATGCTCACCCTGGCCGAGGCCGGGCTGACCGCGATGAAGTTCTTCCCGGCCGAGGCCAGCGGCGGCCGGCCCTACCTCTCGGCCGTGGCCGGCCCGTGCCCGCACCTGCGGTTCTGCCCGACCGGCGGGGTGACGCCCGAGAACGCCCGCGACTACCTGGCCCTGCCCAACGTCGGCTGCGTGGGGGGCTCGTGGCTGACGCCGAAGGACGCGCTGACCCGGGGCGACTGGGCGCGGGTGGAGACCCTGGCCGCCCAGGCCGCCGCGCTTCGTCGCGCCTGA
- a CDS encoding malonic semialdehyde reductase: MTQISPDTLTDYEAEFDAPLALDPDAQDLLFREARTANTFADEPVTDEQVRAIYHLVKWAPTSMNNQPLRIVLVRSDEARARLVGLMADGNKAKTEGAPLVAILAADVDFHDELPRVFPHFPGARDLFAGNESAREEAAKLNAALQIGYFTMGVRAAGLAAGPMTGLDAQAVDREFFPDGRHRTLVVMNIGKPGEDAWLQRLPRLDYDEVVASV; the protein is encoded by the coding sequence ATGACGCAGATCTCCCCCGACACCCTGACCGACTACGAGGCCGAGTTCGACGCCCCCCTCGCGCTCGACCCCGACGCCCAGGACCTGCTGTTCCGCGAGGCCCGCACCGCCAACACCTTCGCCGACGAGCCCGTCACCGATGAGCAGGTCAGGGCGATCTACCACCTGGTGAAGTGGGCGCCGACCTCGATGAACAACCAGCCGCTGCGCATCGTGCTGGTCCGCAGCGACGAGGCCCGCGCCCGGCTCGTCGGTCTCATGGCCGACGGCAACAAGGCCAAGACCGAGGGCGCGCCGCTCGTCGCGATCCTGGCCGCCGACGTCGACTTCCACGACGAGCTGCCGAGGGTGTTCCCGCACTTCCCCGGCGCCCGCGACCTCTTCGCCGGCAACGAGAGCGCCCGGGAGGAGGCGGCCAAGCTCAACGCCGCCCTGCAGATCGGCTACTTCACCATGGGTGTGCGCGCTGCCGGCCTGGCCGCCGGCCCGATGACCGGCCTCGACGCCCAGGCGGTCGACCGCGAGTTCTTCCCCGACGGCCGCCACCGCACCCTCGTGGTCATGAACATCGGCAAGCCTGGCGAGGACGCCTGGCTCCAGCGCCTGCCCCGTCTCGACTACGACGAGGTCGTGGCCTCGGTCTGA
- a CDS encoding ABC transporter ATP-binding protein, which translates to MTLLQVRDLSVRYEPRSQPSLTAVDRVSLDIADGEFVGLIGESGSGKSTLAMALLRLLERPGRISGGSITFDGDDITTAPEDDLRVRRWRDIATVFQSSMNSLNPVMRVEAQFRDAIEQHSDLRADAVRERVRELFEMVMIDPKFMSAYPHELSGGMKQRVNLALALVNRPRFVLLDEPTTGLDVVVQRSILDAVRRLQKELGFAVLFISHDIGTVMELSDRILVMYAGRLAEEQPAAGLVADPLHPYSKGLLGSYSNPRADTVRVTYIPGRPPDLSRPLEGCRFAPRCPEAIERCTSVEPEFAPLGRGSAACHVARLQRTPGADTVADLPAPTRRFAGPEFVKTSADSERALQAPVFLTVDGVSKVFERRRGLRVERTEAVTDVSFSLRRGEVTALVGQSGSGKTTLARMITGVERPTAGVIRFTGSDGTQTAVEQLGTRSLRDYRRNVQMVFQDPYSSLNPALTLRYALTRPLRNHRGLSAKEADEAAAELLETVALTPSARFLDRYPYELSGGQRQRVVIARALAADPELVVADEPISSLDVSIRAEILELLHELVRSRDLGVLYITHDLLSARLLADEIIVLNGGRVVEQGPALDVIRNPTDAYTRTLLEAIPNPFEQVS; encoded by the coding sequence ATGACCCTTCTCCAGGTGCGCGACCTCAGCGTGCGCTACGAGCCCAGGAGCCAGCCGTCGCTGACCGCGGTCGACCGGGTGAGCCTCGACATCGCCGACGGCGAGTTCGTCGGCCTCATCGGCGAGTCGGGCAGCGGCAAGAGCACCCTGGCCATGGCGCTGCTGCGGCTGCTCGAGCGGCCCGGCCGGATCAGCGGCGGCTCCATCACCTTCGACGGCGACGACATCACCACCGCCCCCGAGGACGACCTGCGGGTGCGGCGCTGGCGCGACATCGCCACCGTGTTCCAGAGCAGCATGAACTCGCTCAACCCCGTCATGCGGGTCGAGGCGCAGTTCCGCGACGCCATCGAGCAGCACAGCGACCTGCGCGCAGACGCGGTGCGCGAGCGGGTCCGAGAGCTGTTCGAGATGGTCATGATCGACCCGAAGTTCATGAGCGCCTACCCGCACGAGCTCTCCGGCGGCATGAAGCAGCGGGTCAACCTCGCCCTCGCCCTGGTCAACCGGCCGCGGTTCGTGCTACTTGACGAGCCCACCACCGGGCTCGACGTCGTCGTGCAGCGATCCATCCTCGATGCGGTGCGCCGGCTCCAGAAGGAGCTCGGCTTCGCGGTGCTGTTCATCAGCCACGACATCGGCACGGTGATGGAGCTCTCCGACCGGATCCTGGTGATGTATGCCGGCCGGCTGGCCGAGGAGCAGCCGGCCGCCGGACTGGTGGCCGACCCTCTGCACCCCTACTCCAAGGGGCTGCTCGGCTCCTACAGCAACCCCCGGGCCGACACCGTGCGGGTCACCTACATCCCGGGCCGCCCGCCGGACCTGAGCCGGCCGCTCGAAGGCTGCCGGTTCGCGCCACGCTGCCCCGAGGCGATCGAGCGCTGCACCAGCGTCGAGCCGGAGTTCGCCCCGCTCGGCCGGGGCAGCGCGGCCTGCCACGTGGCGCGGCTGCAGCGCACCCCCGGCGCCGACACCGTCGCCGACCTTCCCGCTCCGACCCGCCGCTTCGCCGGGCCGGAGTTCGTCAAGACGAGCGCGGACTCCGAGCGGGCCCTGCAGGCGCCGGTCTTCCTCACCGTCGACGGCGTCTCCAAGGTGTTCGAGCGCCGCCGCGGGCTGCGGGTCGAGCGCACCGAGGCGGTCACCGACGTCAGCTTCTCGCTCCGCCGGGGCGAGGTCACGGCGCTCGTCGGCCAGAGCGGCAGCGGCAAGACCACGCTGGCCCGGATGATCACCGGGGTGGAGCGGCCGACCGCTGGCGTCATCCGCTTCACCGGCAGCGACGGCACCCAGACCGCGGTCGAGCAGCTGGGGACCCGGTCGCTGCGCGACTACCGGCGCAACGTGCAGATGGTCTTCCAGGACCCGTACTCCTCCCTCAACCCGGCGCTCACCCTGCGCTACGCGCTGACCCGCCCGCTGCGGAACCACCGGGGGCTCAGCGCCAAGGAGGCCGACGAGGCCGCTGCCGAGCTCCTCGAGACGGTGGCGCTGACGCCGAGCGCACGGTTCCTCGACCGCTACCCCTACGAGCTGTCCGGCGGGCAGCGCCAGCGCGTGGTCATCGCCCGCGCCCTGGCCGCCGACCCCGAGCTGGTCGTGGCGGACGAGCCGATCTCGAGCCTCGACGTCTCGATCCGCGCCGAGATCCTCGAGCTCCTCCACGAGCTGGTGCGCAGCCGCGACCTGGGTGTCCTCTACATCACCCACGACCTGCTGAGCGCACGGCTGCTGGCCGACGAGATCATCGTGCTCAACGGCGGCCGGGTGGTCGAGCAGGGCCCGGCCCTCGACGTCATCCGCAACCCCACCGACGCCTACACCCGCACCCTGCTGGAGGCCATCCCCAACCCCTTCGAGCAGGTGTCCTGA